One window of the Nocardia huaxiensis genome contains the following:
- a CDS encoding MbtH family protein, with protein sequence MSTNPFDDEDGRFFVLVNDEEQHSLWPAFAEVPAGWRVVFGEDSRAACVEYVEKNWTDMRPKSLRDAMAADDAARQAAQS encoded by the coding sequence ATGAGCACCAATCCCTTCGATGACGAAGACGGCCGGTTCTTCGTCCTGGTCAACGACGAGGAACAGCATTCGCTGTGGCCGGCTTTCGCCGAGGTCCCGGCGGGTTGGCGAGTCGTGTTCGGCGAGGACAGCCGTGCCGCGTGCGTCGAGTACGTCGAGAAGAACTGGACGGATATGCGTCCCAAGAGCCTGCGCGATGCCATGGCCGCCGACGATGCGGCCCGTCAGGCGGCGCAGTCCTGA
- a CDS encoding FAD-dependent monooxygenase, producing the protein MSEIRVLVAGASIAGPALAHWLHRRGAEVTVVERSPGLRPGGQAVDARGVAKEVIRRMGLDEAVRAACTDTAGAYTVDANGEVLETFRAEDHDGDGYVADIEILRGDLSRVLYADTRDGVEYLFGDRIAELSQDPDGVDVTFAGGEQRRFDLVIGADGLHSALRALVFGPHQQFIRHLGLVLAFYTVPNEFGLDRWLMDYQESGRSAGLRPMRDATRAIAMFSFPAAEFDVDHRDVEAQQRLLRERMAGMGWLGPRILDHLDDTPDFYLDQVAQVVMDRWSDGRVGLLGDAAFCSSPMSGQGTGLALVGAYLLAGELAAADWDPEAGFTAYEKRMRAFVEANQEIGRLHVRSLEVAAPDAEPETGWDPELIERAINGIDLPDYAELPDSRA; encoded by the coding sequence GTGAGCGAGATCAGAGTGTTGGTGGCGGGGGCGAGCATCGCGGGGCCCGCGCTGGCCCATTGGCTGCATCGGCGCGGAGCCGAGGTGACCGTGGTGGAGCGGTCTCCTGGGCTGCGGCCCGGCGGGCAGGCGGTGGACGCGCGCGGGGTGGCCAAGGAGGTCATCCGGCGCATGGGGCTGGACGAGGCGGTTCGCGCGGCCTGCACCGACACCGCCGGCGCGTACACCGTGGACGCGAATGGCGAAGTGCTGGAGACCTTTCGCGCCGAAGACCACGACGGCGACGGGTATGTCGCGGATATCGAGATTCTGCGCGGCGACCTGTCCCGCGTGCTGTACGCCGACACCCGCGATGGAGTGGAGTACCTCTTCGGCGATCGGATCGCCGAGCTGAGCCAGGACCCGGACGGGGTCGACGTGACCTTCGCCGGCGGCGAACAGCGGCGCTTCGACCTGGTGATCGGCGCGGACGGCCTGCACTCGGCGCTGCGCGCACTGGTTTTCGGCCCGCACCAGCAGTTCATCCGCCACCTCGGGCTGGTGCTGGCCTTCTACACCGTGCCCAATGAGTTCGGCTTGGACCGCTGGCTGATGGACTATCAGGAGTCCGGCCGTTCCGCCGGACTGCGCCCCATGCGGGACGCCACCCGCGCGATCGCCATGTTCTCGTTCCCCGCCGCCGAGTTCGACGTCGACCACCGCGATGTGGAAGCCCAGCAGCGCCTGCTCCGCGAGCGGATGGCCGGAATGGGCTGGCTCGGCCCCCGGATCCTCGACCACCTGGACGACACCCCCGACTTCTATCTCGACCAGGTGGCCCAGGTCGTCATGGATCGCTGGTCGGACGGCCGGGTCGGCTTGCTCGGCGACGCCGCCTTCTGTTCGTCGCCGATGTCCGGCCAGGGCACCGGACTGGCCCTGGTCGGCGCCTATCTGCTGGCGGGGGAACTGGCCGCCGCCGACTGGGATCCGGAGGCCGGATTCACCGCCTACGAGAAGCGCATGCGGGCCTTCGTCGAGGCGAACCAGGAGATCGGCCGTCTGCACGTGCGCAGTCTCGAGGTCGCCGCCCCGGACGCCGAGCCCGAAACCGGCTGGGATCCAGAGCTGATCGAGCGCGCGATCAACGGCATCGACCTCCCCGACTACGCGGAGCTCCCCGACTCCCGCGCGTGA
- a CDS encoding sensor histidine kinase has protein sequence MNAAAARRKLTDRLAAVPLRTTLALALVSLAGLGLFISSFAVTSLMRDVLMDRLDESLIDAAHGWASPGAPQPERLPRPPQNKERPAQLFYVRVEDSRGEQRLSLDDGAQIPDIPTDLGNRPVTVGSVGDPGEKWRVLRRTDQFGTSTVGLRLDENKSILDRLIVLQAVIGALVLAALALVARVVIRASLRPLREVEQTAAAIAGGDLDQRVPVRGTDTEVDHLSQSLNTMLHQIQQSVAATEASEEAARRSEAKMRRFVADASHELRTPLTTIKGFSELYRQGAIDDAGMVMDRIEHESKRMGLLVEDLLMLARLDAQRPVERRPVDLLTLASDAVHAARAVAAVQHPEGPARPIDLQIVSGEGTLEVLGDEARLRQVLANLVNNALVHTPSDAAVTVRLTPAADQVLLEVADTGPGLKAEHAERVFERFYRTDSSRTRGSGGGTGLGLSIVQALVAAHGGAVSVTSAPGAGTTFTVRLPRGNPSQAGTFAP, from the coding sequence GTGAATGCCGCGGCAGCGCGGCGGAAACTGACCGATCGGCTCGCGGCGGTGCCGCTGCGCACCACGCTGGCCTTGGCGCTGGTGTCACTGGCCGGGCTGGGGCTGTTCATCTCGAGTTTCGCGGTCACCTCGCTCATGCGGGATGTGCTGATGGATCGGCTCGACGAATCGCTGATCGACGCCGCGCACGGGTGGGCCTCGCCGGGGGCGCCGCAGCCGGAACGACTACCGCGGCCGCCGCAGAACAAGGAGCGGCCGGCGCAGTTGTTCTATGTGCGCGTGGAGGATTCGCGGGGAGAGCAGCGGCTGTCCCTCGACGACGGAGCCCAGATACCGGATATTCCAACCGATCTCGGGAATCGGCCGGTCACCGTCGGGTCGGTGGGCGACCCGGGGGAGAAGTGGCGGGTGCTGCGGCGCACCGACCAATTCGGCACCAGCACAGTGGGTTTGCGGCTGGACGAGAACAAATCCATTCTCGACCGGTTGATCGTGCTCCAGGCGGTGATCGGCGCGCTGGTGCTCGCCGCGCTGGCTTTGGTTGCGCGCGTGGTGATCCGGGCCAGTCTGCGGCCGCTGCGCGAGGTGGAGCAGACCGCGGCCGCCATCGCCGGCGGGGACCTGGATCAGCGAGTTCCGGTGCGCGGCACCGACACCGAGGTGGATCACCTGTCGCAATCGCTGAACACCATGCTGCATCAGATCCAGCAGTCCGTGGCCGCCACCGAAGCCTCCGAGGAGGCGGCGCGGCGGTCCGAGGCCAAGATGCGGCGGTTCGTGGCCGACGCCAGTCACGAACTGCGGACGCCGCTCACCACCATCAAGGGATTCTCCGAGCTGTACCGGCAGGGCGCCATCGACGACGCCGGCATGGTCATGGACCGCATCGAACACGAGTCGAAACGCATGGGGCTGCTGGTCGAAGACCTGCTCATGCTGGCGCGGCTGGACGCCCAGCGGCCGGTGGAACGGCGGCCGGTGGACCTGCTCACGCTCGCCAGCGACGCCGTGCACGCGGCGCGCGCGGTCGCCGCGGTGCAGCATCCGGAAGGACCCGCGCGGCCCATCGACCTCCAGATCGTTTCCGGCGAAGGCACATTGGAGGTGCTGGGGGACGAGGCGCGGCTGCGGCAGGTGCTGGCGAATCTGGTCAACAACGCGCTCGTGCACACGCCGTCCGACGCCGCGGTGACGGTGCGGCTCACGCCCGCCGCGGACCAGGTGCTGCTGGAGGTCGCCGATACCGGGCCGGGGCTGAAAGCCGAACACGCGGAACGGGTTTTCGAACGGTTCTATCGCACCGACAGCTCCCGCACCCGGGGCAGCGGCGGCGGCACCGGGCTGGGGCTGTCGATCGTGCAGGCGCTGGTCGCCGCGCACGGCGGGGCGGTGTCGGTGACCAGCGCGCCCGGGGCGGGCACCACCTTCACGGTGCGCCTGCCCCGCGGAAATCCTTCTCAGGCAGGCACGTTCGCGCCGTAG
- a CDS encoding alpha,alpha-trehalose-phosphate synthase (UDP-forming), which yields MNPDSSGSGFVVVANRLPVDLERLPDGTTRWKRSPGGLVTALEPVLRNNKGAWVGWAGVPDVEIDPIVEDGLELHPVPLSSDEVADYYEGFSNATLWPLYHDVIVRPVYDRTWWQAYVQVNRRFAEHTAKVAAEGATVWVQDYQLQLVPKMLRMLRPDLTIGFFLHIPFPPVELFMQMPWRTEIVEGLLGADLIGFHLPGGAQNFLYLARRLAGQPTSRGNVGVRSKLGVVQVGFRTVRVGAFPISIASTEMDEYSRRRTVRERAAKIRAELGNPKNILLGVDRLDYTKGIDIRLAALEELLHEGRVNPEETVMVQLATPSRERVESYVQMRGDIERQVGRINGEFSRVGYPVVHYLHRPIPRDELISFFVAADVMVVTPLRDGMNLVAKEYVACQGGLNGALVLSEFTGAAAELRQSYLCNPHDLESVKEALLGALDDDRDTRRRRMRSMRRQVLTHDVDRWARAFLDALAQDRVAGSALLTDDDVDPAIRD from the coding sequence GTGAACCCGGACAGCTCCGGCTCCGGATTCGTCGTCGTCGCGAACCGGCTACCGGTCGATCTGGAACGACTACCCGATGGCACCACCCGCTGGAAGCGCAGCCCCGGTGGATTGGTGACCGCACTCGAACCGGTGCTGCGCAACAACAAGGGGGCGTGGGTCGGCTGGGCCGGGGTTCCCGATGTGGAGATCGACCCGATCGTCGAGGACGGGCTGGAGTTGCATCCGGTTCCGCTCTCCTCGGATGAGGTCGCCGACTACTACGAGGGTTTCTCCAATGCCACGCTGTGGCCGCTGTATCACGATGTGATCGTGCGGCCCGTGTACGACCGCACCTGGTGGCAGGCGTACGTGCAGGTGAACCGGCGTTTCGCCGAGCACACCGCGAAGGTGGCCGCCGAGGGCGCGACGGTGTGGGTGCAGGACTATCAGCTGCAGCTGGTCCCCAAGATGCTGCGCATGCTGCGCCCGGATCTGACCATCGGTTTCTTCCTGCACATTCCGTTCCCGCCGGTGGAACTGTTCATGCAGATGCCTTGGCGCACCGAGATCGTCGAGGGCCTACTGGGGGCCGACCTGATCGGCTTCCATCTGCCCGGCGGAGCGCAGAACTTCCTGTATCTGGCGAGAAGGCTTGCCGGACAGCCGACTTCGCGCGGCAATGTGGGTGTGCGCTCGAAACTCGGTGTGGTGCAGGTGGGTTTCCGCACCGTGCGGGTGGGTGCGTTCCCGATCTCCATCGCCTCCACCGAGATGGACGAGTACTCGCGCCGGCGCACCGTGCGGGAGCGGGCCGCGAAAATCCGTGCGGAACTGGGCAATCCGAAGAACATCCTGCTGGGCGTGGACCGGCTCGACTACACCAAGGGCATCGACATCCGGCTCGCGGCGCTCGAGGAGCTGCTGCACGAGGGCAGGGTGAATCCCGAGGAGACGGTGATGGTGCAGCTGGCCACGCCGTCGCGCGAGCGGGTCGAGTCCTACGTGCAGATGCGCGGGGATATCGAACGCCAGGTGGGACGCATCAACGGCGAGTTCTCCCGGGTGGGCTATCCGGTGGTGCACTACCTGCACCGGCCGATCCCGCGCGATGAGCTGATCTCGTTCTTCGTGGCCGCCGACGTCATGGTGGTGACACCGCTGCGCGACGGCATGAACCTGGTGGCCAAGGAGTACGTGGCCTGCCAGGGCGGGTTGAACGGCGCGCTGGTACTGAGCGAATTCACCGGCGCGGCAGCGGAATTGCGGCAGTCGTACCTGTGCAATCCGCACGACCTGGAGAGCGTGAAGGAGGCCCTGCTCGGCGCGCTGGACGACGATCGGGACACCCGGCGACGCCGAATGCGGTCGATGCGCCGTCAGGTGCTCACGCACGACGTGGACCGGTGGGCGCGAGCCTTCCTGGACGCGCTGGCGCAAGATCGGGTCGCGGGCAGCGCACTGCTCACCGACGACGACGTGGATCCGGCGATCCGCGACTGA
- a CDS encoding ABC transporter substrate-binding protein, giving the protein MPGTGRVIAALAAAAIGIAGLSACGSSSTTTDSGASVAGRGEFPRTLDTVKGPVTIPNAPQRVVVLDTAELDSVTLLGVKPVGAVVPHTKTRGGFPDYLADKVDGVTDVGPLLEPNLERIASLKPDLILSSKVRHEKIYDKLSGIAPTVFTETTGSTWKANLAVHGKALGLEQQAADALSAYEGRARALGEKIKTANNGALPSVSVIRFLAGPTRLYLSNSYSGTVMADIGLVRPAAQVSTDPKKIMQEVSAEQIDLADTDLIFVATIDDPSKTEKGTVTTSPVWKDLPAVRGGKVFEVADETWMSGIGVQAADRMLADVAKATGVQQ; this is encoded by the coding sequence ATGCCCGGAACCGGCCGGGTCATTGCCGCGCTGGCCGCGGCCGCCATCGGCATCGCAGGGCTCTCCGCCTGCGGATCCAGCTCCACCACAACGGATTCCGGTGCTTCGGTGGCCGGGCGCGGGGAGTTCCCGCGCACCCTCGACACCGTCAAGGGGCCGGTGACCATTCCGAACGCGCCGCAGCGGGTGGTGGTGCTCGACACCGCCGAACTCGATTCGGTGACGCTGCTGGGCGTCAAGCCGGTGGGAGCGGTGGTGCCGCACACCAAGACTCGCGGTGGGTTCCCCGATTACCTGGCGGACAAGGTCGACGGTGTCACCGATGTCGGGCCGCTGCTGGAACCGAACCTGGAGCGCATCGCCTCGCTGAAGCCGGATCTGATCCTGTCGTCGAAGGTGCGGCACGAGAAGATCTACGACAAGCTCTCGGGCATCGCGCCGACCGTCTTCACCGAGACCACCGGCAGCACCTGGAAGGCCAATCTGGCCGTGCACGGTAAGGCCCTGGGGCTGGAACAGCAGGCCGCCGACGCGCTCAGCGCCTACGAGGGCCGGGCGCGGGCGCTCGGGGAGAAGATCAAGACTGCCAACAACGGTGCGCTGCCGTCGGTTTCGGTGATCCGCTTCCTGGCCGGACCGACCCGGCTCTACCTGAGCAACTCCTACAGTGGCACCGTGATGGCCGATATCGGCCTGGTCCGCCCGGCCGCGCAGGTCTCCACCGATCCGAAGAAGATCATGCAGGAGGTCAGCGCCGAGCAGATCGACCTGGCCGACACCGATCTCATCTTCGTCGCCACCATCGACGACCCGAGCAAGACCGAGAAGGGCACTGTCACAACGAGTCCGGTGTGGAAAGACCTGCCCGCCGTGCGCGGCGGCAAGGTCTTCGAAGTGGCGGACGAGACCTGGATGTCGGGCATCGGCGTGCAGGCCGCCGACCGCATGCTCGCCGACGTGGCCAAGGCCACCGGCGTGCAGCAGTAA
- a CDS encoding alpha/beta fold hydrolase codes for MPLATVNGISLNYQVKGDRSKGTDVKGAAPLVVMIMGTGSPGRVWELHQVPALVAAGYRVCTFDNRGIAPSFEAANGMTIDDLVRDTAALIEFLDEGPVFVVGQSMGSRVSQELALARPDLVRKAVFLAGHGRLDQFQQTLSLGEHELDASGVKLPPKYEAAITALMNLSPATMAETNAARDWLDLFEFTGGPVTPGVRAQRRMDHDFHRLAAYRGIKVPCLSVGFADDRMIPPYLSREVAEAIPGARYQEVPDAGHFGYLERPETVNKLLLEFFAS; via the coding sequence ATGCCGTTGGCCACGGTGAACGGAATCTCGCTGAACTACCAGGTCAAGGGAGACCGGTCCAAGGGCACCGACGTCAAGGGCGCGGCGCCGCTGGTGGTCATGATCATGGGGACCGGCAGTCCGGGCCGGGTGTGGGAGCTGCACCAGGTGCCCGCGCTGGTGGCCGCCGGATACCGGGTGTGCACCTTCGACAATCGCGGAATCGCGCCGTCCTTCGAGGCCGCGAACGGCATGACCATCGACGATCTGGTGCGCGACACCGCCGCGCTCATCGAATTCCTCGATGAGGGGCCGGTATTCGTGGTCGGGCAGTCCATGGGTTCGCGGGTGAGCCAGGAACTCGCGCTGGCCCGCCCGGATCTGGTGCGCAAGGCCGTTTTCCTGGCCGGGCACGGCCGCCTCGACCAGTTCCAGCAGACGCTCTCGCTCGGCGAGCACGAACTCGATGCGAGCGGTGTGAAGCTGCCGCCCAAGTACGAGGCCGCCATCACCGCGCTCATGAACCTGTCCCCGGCCACCATGGCCGAGACCAACGCCGCCCGCGACTGGCTGGACCTGTTCGAATTCACCGGCGGCCCGGTCACTCCCGGGGTGCGCGCACAGCGCCGCATGGACCACGATTTCCACCGGCTGGCCGCCTACCGCGGCATCAAGGTGCCTTGCTTGTCGGTCGGATTCGCCGACGACCGCATGATTCCGCCCTACCTGTCGCGCGAGGTGGCCGAGGCCATTCCGGGCGCTCGCTACCAGGAGGTTCCCGACGCCGGGCACTTCGGCTACCTGGAACGGCCGGAGACCGTCAACAAGCTGCTGCTCGAATTCTTCGCGAGCTGA
- a CDS encoding response regulator transcription factor, which yields MTGVSVREPEARVLVVDDEPMIVELLTVSLRYQGFEVASAASGTEGLDKAKTFKPDALIVDVMMPGMDGFGLLRRLRADGIDAPVLFLTARDEVEDKVTGLTLGADDYVTKPFSLEEVVARLRVILRRAGRTAPEEKSSRLKFADIELDDDTHEVWKAGEPVALSPTEFTLLRYFLVNVGTVLSKPRILDHVWRYDFGGEVGVVETYVSYLRKKVDTGPDRLIHTLRGVGYVMREPNRGKTSVQ from the coding sequence ATGACAGGTGTGTCCGTGCGTGAACCCGAGGCCAGGGTGCTCGTCGTCGATGATGAGCCGATGATCGTGGAGTTGCTGACGGTCAGCCTGCGGTATCAGGGGTTCGAGGTGGCCAGTGCGGCCAGCGGGACCGAGGGGCTGGACAAGGCCAAGACGTTCAAGCCGGATGCGCTCATCGTCGATGTGATGATGCCGGGGATGGATGGGTTCGGGCTGCTGCGGCGGTTGCGGGCCGATGGGATCGATGCGCCGGTGCTGTTCCTGACCGCGCGGGACGAGGTGGAGGACAAGGTCACCGGGCTCACGCTGGGGGCCGACGACTATGTGACCAAGCCGTTCAGTCTGGAAGAGGTGGTGGCTCGGCTGCGGGTGATCCTGCGGCGGGCGGGGCGGACCGCGCCGGAGGAGAAGTCGTCGCGGTTGAAGTTCGCGGATATCGAACTCGATGACGACACCCACGAGGTGTGGAAGGCGGGGGAGCCGGTTGCGTTGTCGCCCACCGAGTTCACGCTGCTGCGGTACTTCCTGGTGAATGTGGGGACGGTGCTGAGCAAGCCGCGGATCCTGGATCACGTGTGGCGCTACGACTTCGGCGGGGAGGTCGGGGTGGTCGAGACCTATGTGTCGTATCTGCGGAAGAAGGTGGACACCGGGCCGGATCGGTTGATTCACACGCTGCGCGGGGTGGGATACGTGATGCGGGAACCCAATCGCGGGAAAACGAGCGTGCAGTGA